From the Daucus carota subsp. sativus chromosome 8, DH1 v3.0, whole genome shotgun sequence genome, one window contains:
- the LOC108198770 gene encoding glucan endo-1,3-beta-glucosidase 5, which produces MDYLRYFLANILVLFVTFLSIGHEHKGLVAVHGLGVNWGTRATHPLQPEIVVRLIKDNGLKKVKLFEAEPWVLQALGNTGIEVMLGIPNDFLAPLASSVRVAEDWVSQNVSAFISKYGVDIRYVAVGNEPFLKTYKDSFLQTTFPALKNVQAALIKAGLGRQVKVTVPLNADVYESSTDVPSGGNFRSDIHDLMISIIKFLSDSASPITINIYPFLSLYADPHFPVDFAFFSGNAAPVVDGSISYTNVFDANFDTLVWALEKNGFSSLPIIIGEVGWPTDGDSNANKNYARRFNQGLFDRIIKGQGTPKRPSSPPEIYLFGLIDEDAKSIDPGNFERHWGLFNYDGSLKYQLNLGSNRALVPAKGVRYLSKQWCVMAPQASLSDPTLAEGVSYACSNADCTSLGYGSSCGALDAKSNASYAFNMYYQTKNQQRDSCNFNGLAAISTVDPSHDTNCRFEIMIDVGKHPKARNRTYTTAGVERNGSLAMALKFLIGLTIACVF; this is translated from the exons ATGGACTATTTACGCTATTTTTTGGCCAACATTTTAGTCTTGTTTGTGACATTCTTGTCAATTGGTCATGAGCATAAAGGTCTAGTTGCTGTGCATGGCCTGGGAGTCAACTGGGGAACGCGTGCAACGCATCCATTACAACCGGAGATAGTGGTGAGGTTGATCAAGGACAATGGATTAAAGAAAGTTAAGCTTTTTGAAGCCGAGCCTTGGGTTTTGCAGGCTCTTGGAAATACTGGCATTGAGGTTATGCTTGGGATTCCTAATGACTTCTTGGCCCCTCTTGCCAGCAGTGTTCGTGTTGCAGAGGATTGGGTTTCTCAGAATGTTTCTGCATTTATCTCAAAATATGGAGTTGATATAAG GTACGTCGCAGTGGGGAACGAACCATTTTTGAAAACGTACAAAGATTCATTTCTACAAACAACATTTCCAGCTCTGAAAAATGTTCAAGCTGCACTTATAAAGGCTGGATTAGGCCGACAAGTGAAGGTTACTGTACCGCTCAATGCTGATGTTTATGAAAGCAGCACGGACGTACCCTCAGGTGGTAATTTCCGGTCTGATATTCATGATCTCATGATATCAATAATTAAGTTCCTCAGTGATAGTGCTTCTCCGATCACTATCAATATATACCCTTTCTTGAGTCTCTATGCCGATCCACATTTCCCAGTAGATTTTGCCTTCTTCTCTGGAAATGCTGCCCCTGTTGTCGATGGTTCCATTTCATACACTAATGTATTCGATGCTAACTTTGACACTCTTGTTTGGGCACTCGAAAAGAATGGTTTTTCATCATTGCCAATTATTATTGGAGAAGTTGGATGGCCTACTGATGGTGACTCCAATGCTAACAAAAATTATGCAAGGAGATTTAACCAAGGACTATTTGACCGTATAATCAAGGGCCAGGGGACTCCTAAGCGTCCAAGTTCTCCTcctgaaatttatttattcggACTCATAGACGAGGATGCCAAGAGCATTGATCCTGGAAATTTTGAGAGGCATTGGGGTCTTTTCAATTACGATGGATCTCTTAAATATCAGCTTAATCTTGGAAGCAATAGAGCTTTAGTCCCAGCTAAAGGTGTTCGATACTTGTCTAAGCAATGGTGTGTTATGGCTCCTCAAGCTAGTCTTTCGGATCCCACTTTAGCAGAAGGTGTTAGTTATGCTTGTAGTAATGCAGATTGTACAAGTCTTGGCTATGGATCATCTTGCGGTGCACTGGATGCTAAAAGCAATGCTTCTTATGCTTTTAACATGTATTATCAGACCAAGAATCAACAGAGAGATTCATGTAATTTCAACGGTTTGGCTGCTATTTCTACGGTGGATCCATCTCATGACACCAATTGTCGGTTTGAGATCATGATCGATGTAGGAAAGCATCCAAAGGCTCGGAACAGAACTTATACTACAGCTGGAGTTGAAAGGAACGGAAGCTTAGCCATGGCCCTTAAATTTCTTATTGGTCTGACTATTGCTTGTGTTTTTTGA